The stretch of DNA AGACTGATACTAATAACCCTACCATAGATGAAGCTGGGAATGAGCTTCCCCACTTACTCGCCGGGAGTAATTCAAAAGTAACAGGCAATGTAAAAGTGCAAAACGGAAAGATGAGTCCGTTAGACCTTTCTTCCGATGGTACGTACGGAATTTTAGCAGCCACTCAAACGTATGCGGCTCAAGTAGAAGGAATGAATGCCAAGTCAGCCTACTCTACACGTTCTAACTTGATTACTGTACGTGGTGTTGACGGTATGTATTATGAGGGCATTACCCAACTCAATCCTTCCTTTCATGGAATTGTAAACCTTCATAGTAAAAATATTGTGGTAAATGGTACGACAGCGAAGACCTACGATGCGAATAATGCAGACGGGTTTGAGTTTGGTGACTCTCAAAACATCATGGTTTTCAATAACTTTGTTGACACGGGTGATGATGCCATTAACTTCGCTACAGGTATGGGACAAGCGGCAGTAGAGGAAGAACCAACAGGAGAAGCCTGGATCTTCAATAACTATATTCGCGAAGGTCACGGTGGAGTTGTAACAGGCAGTCATACCGGTGGCTGGATTCAAGATTTTCTAGTAGAAGATAACATCATGTATAAAACAGATGTCGGTCTGCGTGCCAAAACGAACACACCAATGGGCGGCGGAGCAAGAAATATTCTTTTTAGAGACAATGCTCTAGAAGGCATTGATGGGGACGGTCCTTTTGTCTTCACCTCCTCTTATGAAGACGCAAATGCAGCGATTCTTTATGAGCCGGCACAGAAAATTTCTCAATTCAAGGATATTACGGTTGAGAATACGACGGTTCGCAATCAGGGTGGAAGCAAGAAACAATCCATCTTGATTAATGGAAATAGTGATGTGGGTGAAGTGTATCATGAGAATATCACCTTTAGTAATGTTAAATTTGATAAAGTCTTTTCTGCCAACTTAAATTACGCAAAGGATATTAAATTTAATAATGTAACATTTACGAACGTCCTTGATAACGGCGGAAATCCATGGAGAATCAAAAATTCTACTGGTCTTGTATTCGAAAATACAACAGCTTCTCCTTCTGATGCCGCTGAAAAACCAACTTGGTCTGATCATGCAGGTGTTCAAGCTGTATCCTCAGAAGATGGAAAGAGCGTGACGTTAACCTGGAATGGGGCTTCTGACAATATAGGGGTGACAGGCTATACCGTGTATAAAGATGGAGAAAAGGTTGGTACTGACTATACAACAACGAAGCAAACCAGCTTTACTGTAACTGGTTTGACTCCAGCTAAAGAGTACAGCTTTAAGGTAGAGGCAGCGGATGCAACCGGAAACCGTACCTCTGATGGTCCGAAAGGTAAAGTTACAACTAAGGGTGAAGCGGATGTAACAGCACCGGTGCTCCCAAGCGATACGCAGCTTACAGAGCCCACCACCAAGATTTCGTCTAGTGATACTTTTAGCGGGAAGGAAGTAGATGTGGTATATCCTGGATTTACTTGGGCATCCGTTGAATGGGATGCTGCAAGTGATGACACTGGGGTTGCAGGCTATAATGTCTATACAAATGGAGAACTTCATGGATTTGCGACATCGAACAAGTATACATTACTGAACCTTCAACCTGGCACCAAATACGATGTTGAGGTCGAGGCGATCGATTTAGCTGGCAACAAAACACCATATAATAGTTCACTTCAGATCCAAACTGCTACTCCTTATGCGATTGGAGCTCCATCTTTTGATGGTGGCCTAAAGGCTGCAATTGGTAAGGATGGAAAAAGTGTAACCCTCTCTTGGAACACGGCTACAGCCATCAACCAAGAAGTGATCGGATATCGTGTCTATGTAAATGGCCAACCGATTAAGCCTGAAGAGGCTTCATTCACACCAATTAATGCAGAAATGACAACCGCAAAAACAAATTATACGGTAACAGGGCTCAAACAAGGGCAAACCTATACATTTAAAGTAGAAGCCGTTGGACGTGGAATCAAATATTCTAAAAGAGAACGCCTCTCGGATGTGGAACCAAATGGTTTGGTACCAGTTGCAGGATACCGCTGGAGCGGCTTTGGTCCAAGTGAAACCGTACATCTAATCCCAGGGAAAGCCGTTAGTGAGGAGGCTAAATCGAAGTAATTGATGAATTTAATAGTTTGGTAGTCTTTCTTCTACCTGAATTGAAGCTCCCAGTGCAGCTGGGAGCTTCGATTTATTTTATTGCACTAAGAGTAACCATCAGGCACAAGAATGACTAACGAATAATGTTATTTTGCTCTAATAGTCGAAGGGCAGTTTGAACATCGGAAACGTTGATAATAATTGCATTTTCTTCTCCTAGGTATATAGCTTTAACTTTTACAACATGGAACAAAGAATTATAGATTCTACTTAAAACTCCCGTGGTTCCCGTTTTTAAACCCTGAAGTTGTATGACCTCTTCCTCCTGATACCTTACCCCCGCTGAGCGAAGAACCTCTCGTACCACTCGATTAGATTCAGCATCATTCGAACGCGGAGGGCCCACAACAATTCTAACAAGATTCGTATCACGCATCCTTGTTATAGTGAATGCTGTAAAACTGACTCCTTCATTTGATATTTCTGCTAAAACTTCGTTAAGGATGTCATTGTTTGCAGTAAAAGTAAATTGCTGTCTTATCCGTGTGGTTAATCCTAAGCTAGTGTTGTTCACCAAACTCACTCCTTTCTATACTATTTTTCAATTAGCCTAAATCTACAAGCCTAGCTGCACTAAAGGTATTTACACCCTCACCCGGAACAGATGCTAGTATGGTTCCGGATACTGTGCTTTGCACAAAAACCGTTACTTCATCCCCTGCTTTTAGATTTAAGATGGCGGTGACCTGTACTGCATTAGCGAACCGGACACCCTTGCCCCAGAAATCATTGTCTGCTGATTCAAAAGGTTCATTATTTATTCTAAACTCTATACGTGTCCTGTAATTCTCACGAAAACTATCAGGTGTGAATCCAACAGTTGAAGTTACTAAATACACACCATCCCTGCGTGGTTCAAAGATGGATGGACACGGTTCATATTCACGACCAAGATCAAATTCTTCCTTGTCAAAAAAGACTTGTACAGATTTATTGGCTTTCACTTCTTGATCTTGGGTATTCACAGCACAAAAGGCAGATTCTTTTTTGTTACTGTCATGGCCTTTATGACTATGATGCCTTTTGTTACCTTTTTCATTTTCACAATCCTGGTAATGACCGTGATGATCATTATTTTTGTTATTACTATTTCCCACTCTATTCACCTCCAAAATTAATGGATCTAGGAATCATACACCTTTATCAATTAATTTTATGTTTATAAAAAATAAGAGTAATGGTGTTTGTCCACCAAACAGGTATAAATGAGTAGAATGTCTATCTGGAGCAAGATCTGGAAATAAAAATCCGTTTAAAACTTTCTCACTTTTTATCCAGTTTCAAAATAGGACAGACGCATTTATTCGTATGATTATCAAAGGTATACTATTCTAAAAAAATTTGGACAGCCCTTTTTTCTATTTCTTGTTATATATGCTGATAACTTCTACCTAGCATTTCATAGTATGAATGGTGTAAGAGGCCTCTTATAAAACTAGTGAAAGAAAGAGGTGAAGTAATATGGCTATTTCTGTTCAACAAACTCCTAGTGATACTCTTGGTACTCTTCTTTGTCTACTTGGAAGATTTTTAGTCTATCTCCTTCTCATTGTTGTCGCTCTTCTTGCAGACCTATTAATCAATACAGCTACTGGTGATATGATTAGAGCGCTTGCTACTGATATTGCTAGTCAGGGTTGTTAACGAAAAACCTATATAACACTATTCAGTTTTTAAGTTCCTAATCTGAGTGTTAAGCCTAGAAGATGAGCAGCTGGTCTTCTAGGTTTTTTTCAAAAATAAAATGGTTGCATTTGAATCAATTGTTCTCAACCAAAGGGGGTTAAATAATGAATGAAAATAACGAAGAAAAAAATGGAATAACTAATAGTAGTACGGCAGACAATGCTTTCGAGAACTTAGCTGGCAATTTGTTAAAAAATGAAAAATCCTTAGGTTCTATCATGCAGTTAGCAACAACTCTTCTAAAAAATGATTCTCTCCTACATGCTATTACAGAACGTGCTGCAGCCAATCAAAGTTCTAAAAATCCAGTTACTAAAGATGAAAAACAAGAAAATACAATACCTACTGTAATCCAAAATCAAGAGAATGCTACTAAGGATATATCACTTGAGCTTTCTATCCTATCTCAGAAACTAGATCATATCATTAATGATATTTCTGACTTGAAAATAGGATTGCAAGACTTAAAAGAACAAAATAGTAAGTTATTTAAAAAAAGTAAAAAATAACATACAAAAGGGTTGGAGAAATATTCTCCAACCCTTAATTTCGACTTGTTTCTTAGTAGAGGAATACTGCCAATACATAATGGAAATTAAATATTTCAGAGAACCCAAGAGAAAACAGACGCTCTTATCCTGTTGCTTTATGAAAATATTGTACCTTGAAGCTTACAGGAATTAGCTAATTATTAAAAAAATAAAAATATTCTATCTATTGTGATAAAATATTTATATTAATTCATTAGGAGGCAAACCAATGAAAAAAAATAAGTTAGTGATTGTAGGAGTGGGCCATGTTGGCTCTTATGTTCTTGCGGATGCCATGAAATTAGGATTATTTGCGGAAATAGCTGTCATTGATATAGATAAGGATGTTGCTTATGGCGAAGCTCTTGACCAAGAACATGCTACCGCTCTTACATATATGTCAAATACAACCGTACGTGCTGGAGATTATTCCGAATGTTCCGATGCGGATGTGATTATCTGTGCTGCTGGTCCGAGTATGATAAAAAATGACAAAGATGCGATGCCGGACAGGGCACAATTGGCTGTTGTCAATTCAGTTGTAATTCGTGAAGTCATGACTGGAATCACTAAATATACGAAAAACGCAGTCATTATTATGATAACAAATCCTTTAGATACAATGGTGTACATAGCAGAAAATGAATTCAGCTATCCGAAAGGACGTATATTTGGAACCGGAACTATGCTTGATTCCGCACGTCTTCGTAAAATAATTGCAACTAATTATGACATCGATCCAAAAAGTGTGACAGGTTATATGATGGGCGAACACGGACATACAGCTTTCCCAGTATTAAGCCGCTTAAGCGTGCAAGGATTTGGTGAAAAAGAATTAGACCAAGTTCTTCAAGGAAAAGAACCATTAAGTCGGGAAAGTATTAAACAAAAAGTTGTAAAGGCAGCATTTGATGTGCTAAATGGAAAAGGGTGGACAAATGCAGGTGTTGCCCAAGCTGCTGTTACACTAGCAAAGACAGTTATGCTGGATGAACGCAGTGTTTATCCTGTGTGTACAACACTACACGGACAATATGGATATTATGGAGATGTCGCATTAAGTATGCCATGCGTCATCGGCAGAAGTGGCGTAGAAAAACAATTAGAGATTGCTCTCGATGATCAAGAACTTGAATGGCTGCATCAATCAGCGGAATATATAAAAGAAACGATGAAAGTAGCAAAGACAGGGAAGAATTCATCATTAATCCTAAAATCGTAGGTCTGTATAATTATAATTGCTACTTGCATTTCTTTTTTAGGCGAACAGGATTTGTACTGTTCGTCTTTTAATTTTTTGAGAGGCTGCTTGCCTCTCTCAAAGTAACGCAAGAAATAAAAAAGAAGCCTCCCAAAAGTTTACTCAACCTATGAGAAGCCTCCGTTAAAATATTCAAAATGTTATCATTTCACTCTCTTACTTTAAAAACCTTAATCATGGCTTCGAGAGCGTTATTACATCATGCCGCCCATTCCACCCATACCGCTCATGTCAGGCATGCCGCCTTGACCAGCAGGTTCTGGCTTGTCAGCAACAACTGCTTCAGTTGTTAAGAACATAGCTGCTACGGATGCAGCGTTTTGAAGTGCTGAACGTGTCACCTTAGTTGGGTCAACGATACCAGCTTGAATCATGTTTACCCATTCGCCATTAGCAGCGTTGAAGCCTGTGCCAACTTCTTCGCGCTTTAAGCGGTCAACGATAACAGATCCTTCAAGACCAGCGTTGTGAGCGATTGTGCGTACAGGCTCTTCCATCGCACGTAATACGATGTTGATACCAGTTTGTACGTCGCCTTCCGCTTGAATTTCAGCTACTTTGCTGTATACGTTTAGAAGGGCTACACCACCACCGGATACGATACCTTCTTCAACTGCAGCACGAGTTGAGTTCAATGCGTCTTCGATACGAAGCTTGCGCTCTTTTAATTCTGTTTCAGTTGCAGCACCAACTTTGATGACTGCTACACCGCCAGCTAACTTAGCTAAGCGCTCTTGTAATTTTTCACGGTCAAATTCAGAAGTTGTTTCTTCTAATTGAACACGGATTTGGTTTACACGAGCTTCGATTTCTTCCGTAGCTCCTGCACCTTCAACGATTGTTGTATTTTCTTTTGTTACAACCACTTTAGAAGCGCGTCCTAAAGATGCGATTGTAGCAGATTTAAGTTCACGGCCAAGCTCTTCAGTGATTACTTCACCTCCAGTTAATGCAGCGATATCTTCAAGCATAGCTTTACGACGGTCACCGAAGCCAGGAGCTTTAACAGCTACTGCATTGAACGTTCCGCGAAGCTTATTCACTACTAATGTAGATAATGCTTCACCTTCGATATCTTCAGCAACAAGTAATAATGGCTTACCTTGTTGTACCACTTGCTCAAGTACTGGAAGGATTTCTTGAATGCTAGAAATCTTCTTGTCAGTGATTAAGATATATGGATTTTCTAAAACAGCTTCCATTTTGTCCGTGTTTGTTACCATGTAAGCTGATACATATCCACGGTCAAATTGCATACCTTCAACAACGTCTAATTCAGTTGTGAAGCCTTTAGATTCTTCGATTGTGATTACGCCGTCGTTACCAACGCGCTCCATTGCTTCAGCAATCAATTGACCTACTTCTTCGTCAGCAGCAGAGATGGCAGCAACTTGTGCGATAGACGCTTTGTTTTCGATTGGTTTAGAAATAGCTTTTAATTCTTCAACAGCAGTTACAACTGCTTTTTCGATCCCTTTACGGATACCCATTGGGTTCGCACCTGCAGTCACGTTCTTTAAGCCTTCGCGAATCATCGCTTGTGCAAGAACAGTTGCAGTTGTTGTACCGTCACCGGCAACATCGTTAGTTTTGCTAGCTACTTCTGCAACAAGCTTTGCACCCATGTTTTCGAATGCATCTTCTAATTCGATTTCTTTTGCAATCGTTACACCATCATTTGTGATAAGTGGTGAACCGAATTTTTTCTCAAGAACCACGTTGCGTCCTTTAGGTCCAAGAGTAACTTTAACAGCGTTTGCTAGGGCATCAACACCACGTAACATTGCGCGGCGTGCTTCTTCACTAAACATAATCTCTTTAGCCATTTTTCAAAAAACCTCCTCATAAGTTTTCAATTTTATATTTTTGTATGAACCTTACTCAACAATAGCAAGGATATCGCTTTCACGTAAAATTAAGTATTCAACACCCTGGTATTTCACTTCTGTACCAGCGTATTTTGAGAAGATAATGCGATTGCCTTCAGTAACATCAAGTGCTACACGCTCTCCGCTTTCAAGTACACGGCCAGTACCAACGGCAACAACTTTTCCTTCCTGAGGCTTTTCTTTCGCTGAATCTGGTAATACGATACCGCTTGCAGTTTTTTCTTCTGATTCAACAAGCTCAATGATAATGCGATCACCTAATGGTCTTAACAAATCAAACAACCTCCTCAAATATATATGTAGTTCTGTCATTATTAGCACTCTCGTTCAATGAGTGCTAACACAATTATTATAATAATGAATCTGACTTTTTTTTGCAAGTATGAAGCACAAAAATTTTTGGTAAAAAAATCATTTTTGACAACCTTATAAAGTATGCGATGAAGAGGACATTCTATACCTGCCTTTGGAAAATAGTTCATCTAAATTGAAACAAGGCTCATTTTAAGAGTAAAATAGAAAATAGCGTAATAAAGATAAGAATACAGTTTAATTAAATTATATAGATGTACGAAAAGGAGATTAGCATTTGAAAAAAGAATATTGGTGGATCATCATTGTATATATTGCTATGCAGCTTTCCAGTCTAGTTGGACTGCCATTATTACTATTCGGTTTTAAATATGCAGGAATTAATCAAAGGCTCGCTGTTCCAATTTGGTTGATTGCGAGCTTTTCTATAGCCCTCATCATCATTCTTTTCCTCTTACGGAAAGAATTCAACACAAAAAGACTAGAGGAAAGAAACAGTTCTTTCGGCCCGTCCATCGCTTGGGCGATCTTTGGTGTCTTTTTAGCGTTATTTGCTCAATATATTGCGGCCATCATCGAAAGTCTTTTAGGAATTAAAATGGGCTCGGAGAACACGAAGGACATACTAACCATCATCGACACATTACCGCTGGCCATACTCGTGACAAGTATTTTCGGTCCGATCTTAGAAGAAATCGTGTTTCGAAAAATTATTTTCGGTGCTCTTTATAAGCGATTTAATTTCTTTATCTCCGCTTTGATTAGCTCGGTGGTTTTTGCTTTAGCACATATGGAGCCTGTTCACATTTTGCTTTATTCGGCTATGGGCTTAACCTTTGCCTTTTTATATGTAAAAACCAAGCGCATTTGGGTGCCGATTTTTGCCCATGTAACCATGAACACCATGGTTGTCTTAGTCCAATCAGTCTATAAAGACGATATTGAAAGACTGCAGCGTGAGGCTGAGGCGGTTCAAAACTTTATCGGAGGATTCTTATGAGACGTTCACCTTTGTTATCCGGTTTGATTTATTTCCTACTTGGCGGGTTATTTACTTACTTCGCCATTGACGATGTGCAAAAAAACGGCTGGGGCTTCTTTAGCTATTTATTAGTCGTTCTCGCCACCTTCGACTTCGGATCAGGCCTAAAAATGATCACCTTTCATTTTAAATATAAGGATAAACTGAAAAAATAAGCTTATAGTAGCTAAAATTAAACTTTTTAGCTACTATAAGCTCTTTTTTTCGTATAAAATTACACTCTCTTTGAAGAATTTATATTTTATCAGCGAATTTTTAACCTTTATCGGCGAATTTATGTATTTTATCAGCGAATTCATGCGATTTATCAGCGAATCACAAAAAAAGGGTGTCAGGCACCATGTGAAATTTTCACAATGGTGCCTGACACCTTTTATTTTGAAGCTTCTCCCCGGTGAATGACCATTCGTTCTTTGCCTAAGATAAAGATAAACAAGAACGCCAGACCTGCTGGTACCAATGCCCATGTAAAGGTATGGACAATCGAGCTGGAAAGAGCATCCGTAATTTTATCAAGAATCTGTGGAGGGATCATCTTTCGCCCTTCCTCTGATAATAACGCCCGTGAATCCCCGAACGCTCCACCCTTCGGCATCGGTCCCATTCCAGCGAAGGCTTTTTCCAGAGCCTCTGTAAAATCATTTCGTTGAATCGTGCCAAAAATGGTAATCCCAATCGTCATGCCAAGGGAACGAATAAAGTTGCTTGTTGAAGTCGCTGAGCCCCTCTGCTCCATGCCAAACGGATGAATCGCCGCCATACTCAACACCGAAAATGAGAAGCCCACTCCCAGTCCGATGACAATCATGTACACCGTTAATATCGCCCGGCTGGTTTCTGGAGTAATCGTACTTAAAAGCAAAAATCCACCTATCAGAATAACTGCCGACAAAAACATGATATTACGGTAGCTCATTTTGGTGGTCAAAAACCCGCCTACTTGCGCAGTCACCACCGACCCAAGCATCATCGGTAATAAAATTAAACCAGAATTCGTTGCACTGCCTCCATACACCCCTTGGACAAAAATCGGTATGTATACCGTCCCCGCCATAAAGGCTGCACCATAAAACAGACCGACAATCGTACTTCCAGCAAACAACCGGTTTTTAAACATCGAAAATGAAATGATGGGATCCTTTGCCTTTTTCTCAGCAAATAAAAAGACGAAAAACAAAATCACAAATCCTGCAAATAAGCTTAAAATAATCACTGAATCCCAATCATATTTCTGTCCACCCAGCTCCAAGGCAAACATTAAGCAGACGACCGCGCTGACTAATGTCACCGCTCCCCACCAGTCAATCGTTTGCTTTTGATGAATCGGTGACTCTTTGTAAGCCATCACGATAAAGATTAATGATAAAATTCCAAGCGGCATATTAATATAGAAAATCCAATGCCAGCTGATATGATCCGTAATATACGCCCCTAGCAACGGTCCAAAAATACTTGATAAACCAAAGACGGCTCCAAACAATCCGCCCATCTTCCCGCGTTTTTCAGGTGGAAAGAGATCAAACATGATCGTAAAGGCAATCGGCACAAGTGCGCCGCCGCCAATCCCTTGAATCGCACGGTAAATACTTAACTGTGTAATCGTTTCGGCTGTACCACATAAAGCGGATCCTGCCATAAACAAAATAAGCCCAAAAATAAAGAACCGCTTCCGTCCGTACATGTCAGACAATTTCCCGAAGATCGGCATCCCCGCCATCTCTGCCACCATATAAGCAGAAACAACCCAAACGAAGCTTTCCAGTCCGCCGAGGTCACCAACAATCGTCCCCATTGCGGTAACAACGATGGTATTATCCATTGATGCCATTAAGATACCTAATAATAGGCCTGCGACTACTAAGCCTAATTTACTATCTTTTGCTGTCATCCCCTGTCCCCCTCTAAACCTTCGTTTTTGTTTTTATAGTGGCGCTAGGGTCATGGATTAAATCCTCTCGATACTCCACCAAACCGATGTCACATCCAGGTCCGATTTTCACAATATTTCCCCGAACGACTGCCGCTTTTGTGTTTTCTAAGTACACCTCATCGCCTTCGATGATTTTCGCATCGAGAAAGCCAGCCTTCTTTGAGAGTGGAATATTGGTGAATGGAATAAACCACGATCCTCTTTTTACCGAAATCTTCCCGCCGCCAATCTCCTCCGCTGTGCTCTCACCAAAGCTCAGGATAATTT from Bacillus sp. SLBN-46 encodes:
- a CDS encoding fibronectin type III domain-containing protein, with the protein product MKRFKESILIFLVLLLVFGQTGVITYAETQSTAPASPVNLQIPTLAFDEDSITLVWEKPEDYSDIVDFNVYMNGKKVGSALKDNSGTAKTYIDNFYKNIDKDDFHVDILIHNFTVENLKPNKSYEFYITSVNKDGVESAPSNKITGKTTRVPDVFNIVDYGATPDDDKKDTEAIQAAIDAATPGAKVLIPEGKFISGGIWLKSDMTLQVDGYLLGSPDPEDYSRNFWVYDYSTDERSYALINAHTYDYGSLKNIRIVGKGTIDGNGWKTDTNNPTIDEAGNELPHLLAGSNSKVTGNVKVQNGKMSPLDLSSDGTYGILAATQTYAAQVEGMNAKSAYSTRSNLITVRGVDGMYYEGITQLNPSFHGIVNLHSKNIVVNGTTAKTYDANNADGFEFGDSQNIMVFNNFVDTGDDAINFATGMGQAAVEEEPTGEAWIFNNYIREGHGGVVTGSHTGGWIQDFLVEDNIMYKTDVGLRAKTNTPMGGGARNILFRDNALEGIDGDGPFVFTSSYEDANAAILYEPAQKISQFKDITVENTTVRNQGGSKKQSILINGNSDVGEVYHENITFSNVKFDKVFSANLNYAKDIKFNNVTFTNVLDNGGNPWRIKNSTGLVFENTTASPSDAAEKPTWSDHAGVQAVSSEDGKSVTLTWNGASDNIGVTGYTVYKDGEKVGTDYTTTKQTSFTVTGLTPAKEYSFKVEAADATGNRTSDGPKGKVTTKGEADVTAPVLPSDTQLTEPTTKISSSDTFSGKEVDVVYPGFTWASVEWDAASDDTGVAGYNVYTNGELHGFATSNKYTLLNLQPGTKYDVEVEAIDLAGNKTPYNSSLQIQTATPYAIGAPSFDGGLKAAIGKDGKSVTLSWNTATAINQEVIGYRVYVNGQPIKPEEASFTPINAEMTTAKTNYTVTGLKQGQTYTFKVEAVGRGIKYSKRERLSDVEPNGLVPVAGYRWSGFGPSETVHLIPGKAVSEEAKSK
- a CDS encoding L-lactate dehydrogenase; translation: MKKNKLVIVGVGHVGSYVLADAMKLGLFAEIAVIDIDKDVAYGEALDQEHATALTYMSNTTVRAGDYSECSDADVIICAAGPSMIKNDKDAMPDRAQLAVVNSVVIREVMTGITKYTKNAVIIMITNPLDTMVYIAENEFSYPKGRIFGTGTMLDSARLRKIIATNYDIDPKSVTGYMMGEHGHTAFPVLSRLSVQGFGEKELDQVLQGKEPLSRESIKQKVVKAAFDVLNGKGWTNAGVAQAAVTLAKTVMLDERSVYPVCTTLHGQYGYYGDVALSMPCVIGRSGVEKQLEIALDDQELEWLHQSAEYIKETMKVAKTGKNSSLILKS
- the groL gene encoding chaperonin GroEL (60 kDa chaperone family; promotes refolding of misfolded polypeptides especially under stressful conditions; forms two stacked rings of heptamers to form a barrel-shaped 14mer; ends can be capped by GroES; misfolded proteins enter the barrel where they are refolded when GroES binds); this encodes MAKEIMFSEEARRAMLRGVDALANAVKVTLGPKGRNVVLEKKFGSPLITNDGVTIAKEIELEDAFENMGAKLVAEVASKTNDVAGDGTTTATVLAQAMIREGLKNVTAGANPMGIRKGIEKAVVTAVEELKAISKPIENKASIAQVAAISAADEEVGQLIAEAMERVGNDGVITIEESKGFTTELDVVEGMQFDRGYVSAYMVTNTDKMEAVLENPYILITDKKISSIQEILPVLEQVVQQGKPLLLVAEDIEGEALSTLVVNKLRGTFNAVAVKAPGFGDRRKAMLEDIAALTGGEVITEELGRELKSATIASLGRASKVVVTKENTTIVEGAGATEEIEARVNQIRVQLEETTSEFDREKLQERLAKLAGGVAVIKVGAATETELKERKLRIEDALNSTRAAVEEGIVSGGGVALLNVYSKVAEIQAEGDVQTGINIVLRAMEEPVRTIAHNAGLEGSVIVDRLKREEVGTGFNAANGEWVNMIQAGIVDPTKVTRSALQNAASVAAMFLTTEAVVADKPEPAGQGGMPDMSGMGGMGGMM
- the groES gene encoding co-chaperone GroES, whose protein sequence is MLRPLGDRIIIELVESEEKTASGIVLPDSAKEKPQEGKVVAVGTGRVLESGERVALDVTEGNRIIFSKYAGTEVKYQGVEYLILRESDILAIVE
- a CDS encoding type II CAAX endopeptidase family protein → MKKEYWWIIIVYIAMQLSSLVGLPLLLFGFKYAGINQRLAVPIWLIASFSIALIIILFLLRKEFNTKRLEERNSSFGPSIAWAIFGVFLALFAQYIAAIIESLLGIKMGSENTKDILTIIDTLPLAILVTSIFGPILEEIVFRKIIFGALYKRFNFFISALISSVVFALAHMEPVHILLYSAMGLTFAFLYVKTKRIWVPIFAHVTMNTMVVLVQSVYKDDIERLQREAEAVQNFIGGFL
- a CDS encoding YdiK family protein produces the protein MRRSPLLSGLIYFLLGGLFTYFAIDDVQKNGWGFFSYLLVVLATFDFGSGLKMITFHFKYKDKLKK
- a CDS encoding MDR family MFS transporter, producing the protein MTAKDSKLGLVVAGLLLGILMASMDNTIVVTAMGTIVGDLGGLESFVWVVSAYMVAEMAGMPIFGKLSDMYGRKRFFIFGLILFMAGSALCGTAETITQLSIYRAIQGIGGGALVPIAFTIMFDLFPPEKRGKMGGLFGAVFGLSSIFGPLLGAYITDHISWHWIFYINMPLGILSLIFIVMAYKESPIHQKQTIDWWGAVTLVSAVVCLMFALELGGQKYDWDSVIILSLFAGFVILFFVFLFAEKKAKDPIISFSMFKNRLFAGSTIVGLFYGAAFMAGTVYIPIFVQGVYGGSATNSGLILLPMMLGSVVTAQVGGFLTTKMSYRNIMFLSAVILIGGFLLLSTITPETSRAILTVYMIVIGLGVGFSFSVLSMAAIHPFGMEQRGSATSTSNFIRSLGMTIGITIFGTIQRNDFTEALEKAFAGMGPMPKGGAFGDSRALLSEEGRKMIPPQILDKITDALSSSIVHTFTWALVPAGLAFLFIFILGKERMVIHRGEASK